In a genomic window of Flavobacterium sp. KACC 22761:
- a CDS encoding DUF5009 domain-containing protein, producing MNSNTTNERLISLDALRGFVMFWIMSGEHIIHALAKAAPISVFVWMSSQLHHTEWEGITFYDMIFPVFLFVAGVSMPFSFDKKMKAAGVNSVQELPSKEKQKIYLSMLKRTSILLVLGFIVNGLLRFEGFDQTRFASVLGRIGLAWFFAGLIYLNFDIKKQIIWFLSILFGYYLVMKLVPVPGFGAGILTKEGSLEGYFDRMFLPGRLHSTVYDPEGLLSTIPAISTALLGMFLGTFLRAKNDFSINQKLLILVGSAVILIVIGLLWDYNFPINKHLWTSSFVCFVGGFSILFFTFFYLIIDVLGFRKWAFPLIIIGSNSILIYMASEGLVDFAHTANYVFGGLIKFTPIIWQPVFTAMSLTFIQLVLLYFLYKKKWFLKV from the coding sequence ATGAATAGCAATACCACAAATGAAAGATTAATTTCTCTAGATGCGCTACGAGGGTTTGTAATGTTTTGGATTATGAGCGGCGAACATATTATTCATGCTTTGGCAAAAGCAGCTCCAATATCAGTATTTGTTTGGATGTCGTCGCAATTGCATCATACAGAATGGGAAGGAATAACATTTTACGATATGATATTTCCTGTTTTTCTCTTTGTTGCGGGAGTTTCGATGCCTTTTTCTTTTGATAAAAAAATGAAAGCTGCGGGCGTAAATTCAGTTCAGGAATTGCCATCAAAGGAAAAACAAAAAATATATCTCTCCATGCTAAAAAGAACGTCAATTTTATTGGTTTTGGGATTTATTGTCAACGGATTATTGCGTTTTGAAGGATTTGATCAAACGCGTTTTGCGAGTGTATTGGGGCGTATAGGGCTTGCGTGGTTTTTTGCGGGTTTGATTTATTTGAATTTCGATATAAAAAAACAGATAATTTGGTTTCTAAGTATTTTGTTTGGTTATTACTTAGTTATGAAGTTGGTGCCGGTTCCAGGTTTTGGAGCTGGCATCTTAACCAAAGAAGGTTCGTTGGAAGGGTATTTTGACAGAATGTTTTTACCCGGACGATTGCACAGTACGGTTTACGATCCGGAAGGCTTGTTGTCAACAATTCCTGCAATCTCTACTGCTTTGTTAGGAATGTTTTTAGGAACATTTTTGCGAGCAAAAAATGATTTTTCGATAAATCAAAAATTGTTGATACTAGTGGGTTCGGCAGTTATTTTAATTGTCATAGGATTGCTTTGGGATTATAATTTCCCAATCAATAAACATTTATGGACCAGCTCTTTTGTATGTTTTGTAGGTGGATTTAGCATATTGTTTTTCACTTTTTTTTATTTGATAATAGATGTTTTAGGATTTCGTAAATGGGCATTTCCTCTAATAATAATTGGTTCAAATTCGATTTTGATTTACATGGCATCTGAGGGATTGGTAGATTTTGCACATACAGCAAATTATGTCTTTGGCGGACTTATAAAATTTACTCCAATCATTTGGCAACCTGTTTTTACAGCTATGTCTTTGACCTTTATACAACTTGTTTTGCTGTATTTTCTCTATAAGAAAAAATGGTTTTTAAAAGTCTAA
- a CDS encoding sodium:solute symporter family transporter, giving the protein MNALQTADYIVFLIYFVIVTSYGMYIYRSKKNVTTSSNDYFLAEGSLTWWAIGASLIASNISAEHFIGMSGSGFALGLAISSYEWMSAATLIIVAVFILPVYLKNKIYTMPQFLAKRYNNTVSAIMAVIWLLIYVFVNLTSIIYLGALAISSIAPLSFEFCVIALSLFSVIVTLGGMKVIGYTDMFQVIVLILGGLVTTYLALTLLSEQFGYGKDILKGLAIIKEKAPGHLHMIFDKSNPHYAELPGTSVIIGGMLINNLAYWGCNQYIVQRALGADLKTARKGILFAAFLKLLVPVIAVLPGIAMYVMHQNGMFQHEMLDASGVLKPDRAYPTLMNLLPAGLKGIALAALTAAIVASLAGKANSISTIFSLDIYKKHFNNTATEKKLVLVGRLCVVVAMIIGAIVAPTLKSLDQAYQFIQEYVGFFSPGVLAIFLLGMFWKRTTAMAGLAGALLTVPIAAVLKFLPMWTNGVFPDYPFLDRMTITFIAIVLIMGIISILKPEPKLQHEAHKIEVDTTMFKVSSEFVIGSFIICSVLIALYTVFW; this is encoded by the coding sequence ATGAATGCATTACAAACCGCAGATTATATTGTTTTTCTCATTTATTTTGTGATTGTTACTTCCTATGGAATGTACATCTACAGAAGCAAGAAAAATGTTACCACTAGTTCCAATGACTATTTTTTGGCCGAAGGATCGTTGACATGGTGGGCAATTGGAGCATCTTTAATAGCGTCTAATATTTCAGCAGAACATTTTATAGGAATGAGCGGTTCTGGTTTTGCACTCGGATTGGCTATTTCTTCATACGAATGGATGTCGGCGGCTACATTGATTATTGTTGCTGTTTTTATTCTTCCTGTTTATCTTAAAAACAAAATATATACAATGCCACAGTTTTTGGCCAAAAGATATAATAATACTGTTAGTGCTATTATGGCTGTCATTTGGTTGTTGATATATGTATTCGTAAATCTGACATCGATTATTTATTTGGGAGCATTGGCAATTTCGTCCATTGCGCCATTAAGTTTTGAATTTTGCGTAATTGCTTTGAGTTTATTCTCCGTTATTGTAACATTGGGAGGAATGAAAGTGATCGGATATACAGATATGTTTCAGGTTATTGTCTTGATATTAGGAGGTTTGGTTACTACTTATTTGGCTTTAACCTTGCTTTCGGAACAATTTGGATACGGAAAAGATATTCTTAAAGGACTTGCTATTATAAAAGAAAAAGCGCCGGGACATTTGCATATGATATTTGATAAATCGAATCCGCATTATGCTGAATTACCGGGAACTTCAGTAATCATTGGCGGAATGTTGATTAATAATCTCGCTTATTGGGGCTGTAATCAATACATTGTGCAAAGAGCTTTGGGGGCCGATTTAAAAACAGCCCGAAAAGGAATTTTATTTGCCGCATTTCTAAAATTATTAGTTCCAGTAATTGCAGTTTTGCCCGGTATTGCGATGTACGTAATGCATCAAAACGGAATGTTTCAGCATGAAATGCTTGATGCTTCGGGTGTTTTAAAACCAGATCGCGCATATCCAACTTTAATGAATTTATTGCCAGCCGGGCTAAAAGGAATCGCTTTAGCGGCTTTAACTGCTGCAATTGTGGCTTCATTAGCAGGAAAAGCAAATAGTATTTCAACTATATTTTCATTAGATATTTATAAAAAACATTTCAATAATACTGCTACTGAGAAAAAATTAGTCCTTGTAGGACGTTTGTGCGTGGTTGTTGCAATGATTATTGGTGCTATAGTGGCTCCAACATTAAAATCGTTGGATCAGGCTTATCAATTTATTCAGGAATATGTTGGCTTCTTTTCGCCTGGAGTTCTTGCCATATTTTTATTGGGAATGTTTTGGAAGCGCACAACTGCAATGGCCGGACTTGCTGGAGCACTGCTTACCGTGCCAATTGCAGCAGTTTTAAAATTCTTGCCAATGTGGACAAATGGCGTTTTTCCAGATTATCCGTTTCTAGACCGAATGACAATTACCTTTATCGCAATTGTTTTGATAATGGGAATCATCAGTATCTTAAAACCAGAACCAAAACTACAGCACGAAGCGCATAAAATAGAAGTCGATACAACTATGTTCAAAGTATCATCAGAGTTTGTGATTGGTTCTTTTATCATATGTAGTGTTCTGATAGCCTTATATACCGTTTTTTGGTAG
- a CDS encoding glycoside hydrolase family 28 protein, translated as MKKYIIIIFVFCFSLTVEAQKVFDVTKYGAVGNGKTLNTQAIQKAIDDANKNKGGKVVLSKGKFLSGSIVLKSGVELFLDEDAVLLGSTNVNDYPKYDGRRALIVATDSKNISISGKGIIDGQGRELALAIDSLHHTGVRIDPEYNYRRLRPGDGRGKLVSFLKCDSVKITNVTVKNSSGWVTCLEQSKNIVVDHIKVESRAYWNNDGIDINGCENVMVTNCDVNAADDGICLKSDSPGLQNNNIYIANCTIRSSASAVKFGTGSYGSFKNVTIENIQVYDTFRSAIAIESVDGAEIENIKVSNITAVNTGNAILIRLGHRNGDKPGYIKNVSIKNVKAQIPFGRPDIDYDLRGPEVDYFHNPFPATIAGIPGYSIENVTLENIEISYPGRASKGMAYLPLSRLKDVLENEKGYPEFTMFGELPSFGFYVRHVNGIEMKNIKLTLEKEDFRPAFVFDDVEKLKMEKIDVPSDKTNQIIFKDVLSSNLDSEAIKRKIEPKQNTFVLPAH; from the coding sequence ATGAAAAAATACATAATTATAATATTTGTTTTTTGCTTTTCATTGACCGTTGAAGCTCAAAAAGTATTTGATGTTACCAAATACGGAGCTGTCGGAAATGGAAAAACATTAAACACTCAAGCAATTCAAAAGGCGATAGATGATGCCAATAAAAATAAAGGTGGCAAGGTTGTTTTATCAAAAGGGAAATTTCTCTCCGGAAGTATTGTTTTGAAAAGCGGAGTAGAATTGTTTTTGGATGAAGATGCTGTTTTGTTGGGAAGTACCAATGTGAATGATTACCCGAAATATGATGGAAGAAGAGCTTTGATTGTTGCGACAGATTCAAAAAATATTTCGATTTCTGGAAAAGGAATTATTGACGGACAAGGCAGGGAATTGGCATTGGCTATTGATAGCTTGCATCATACTGGCGTACGAATTGATCCTGAATATAATTATAGAAGATTACGTCCTGGAGATGGCAGAGGAAAATTAGTTTCATTCCTGAAATGCGATTCAGTCAAAATAACAAATGTTACGGTAAAAAATAGTTCAGGCTGGGTGACTTGTCTTGAACAATCGAAAAATATAGTTGTCGATCATATAAAAGTAGAAAGCAGAGCGTACTGGAATAATGACGGAATTGATATAAACGGTTGCGAAAATGTAATGGTTACAAATTGTGATGTCAACGCGGCAGATGACGGAATTTGTTTAAAATCAGATTCTCCGGGATTGCAAAACAATAATATTTATATCGCAAACTGTACCATAAGATCCAGTGCAAGCGCCGTAAAATTTGGAACTGGTTCTTACGGAAGTTTTAAAAATGTAACCATCGAAAATATTCAGGTTTACGATACGTTCAGATCTGCAATTGCAATTGAATCTGTAGATGGCGCCGAAATCGAAAATATAAAAGTTTCAAACATTACGGCTGTCAATACAGGAAATGCGATTTTAATTCGTTTGGGGCATCGAAATGGCGATAAACCGGGTTATATCAAAAATGTATCGATAAAAAATGTAAAAGCGCAAATTCCGTTTGGCCGTCCCGATATTGATTATGATTTAAGAGGACCTGAGGTAGATTATTTTCACAACCCTTTTCCGGCTACGATTGCCGGTATTCCGGGGTATTCTATCGAAAACGTAACTTTAGAAAACATTGAAATCAGTTATCCTGGAAGAGCCTCAAAAGGAATGGCTTATTTGCCTTTAAGCCGATTAAAGGATGTACTTGAAAACGAGAAAGGTTATCCTGAGTTTACCATGTTCGGAGAATTGCCTTCGTTTGGGTTTTATGTTCGTCACGTCAACGGAATTGAAATGAAAAACATCAAACTTACATTGGAAAAAGAAGATTTTCGTCCCGCTTTTGTTTTTGACGATGTAGAAAAACTAAAAATGGAAAAAATTGACGTTCCGTCCGACAAAACAAATCAGATTATTTTTAAAGATGTTCTTTCAAGTAATCTCGATTCTGAAGCGATAAAAAGAAAAATTGAGCCAAAACAAAATACATTTGTGTTGCCTGCTCATTAG
- a CDS encoding glycoside hydrolase family 28 protein, with product MIKKSIITVIFFCISMIAVAQKVYDVKKYGAKGDGKTNDAVAIQKAIDACSLAGGQVLIPAPFTFLTGPFNVKSNVDLHIEAGAKILASPDEKLYTESAFRENKGEGTIWIGGKNIENFTISGSGKIDGNGISFMGEELPDSYVLKPFNVLDPRPHVLTLIGGKNIRIKDVHIGNSAYWTVHLIGCNDVVISGITLLNSLKVRNSDGIDIDHSKNVRISDCYIESGDDCICLKNRREFEEFGSCENITVTNCTMTSSSCAIKIGSENMDAIRQVVFNNCIIKNSNRGVGIQNRDEGTVSDVIFSNIIIEGRLTTDTWWGKAEPIYVTAFSRASGNHKDANWRFPKGATEGKVGTISNIYFTNIQCTGENGVFVSGESKDKIKNIVFEGVNVSINKISNFPGGIYDRRPSKVEGFVKGSTSGFYFDTAENIKVQNCSVTWGENKPDYFKYAIESKNVDVLKVNNLDGQSAFPEKYEAVKKQ from the coding sequence ATGATAAAGAAATCTATAATAACCGTAATTTTCTTTTGTATTTCAATGATAGCAGTAGCGCAAAAAGTTTACGATGTCAAAAAATACGGAGCTAAAGGTGATGGAAAAACCAATGATGCCGTTGCAATTCAAAAGGCAATAGATGCTTGTAGTTTGGCAGGTGGACAAGTATTGATTCCGGCTCCATTTACTTTTTTGACGGGACCTTTCAATGTAAAATCAAATGTAGATTTGCATATTGAAGCAGGTGCAAAAATTTTAGCGAGTCCAGATGAAAAATTATATACAGAAAGCGCTTTCCGTGAAAACAAGGGCGAAGGTACAATTTGGATTGGTGGAAAAAATATTGAGAATTTTACCATTAGCGGAAGCGGAAAAATTGATGGAAATGGAATTTCCTTTATGGGAGAAGAATTGCCAGATTCGTATGTTTTAAAACCTTTTAATGTCTTAGATCCACGTCCACATGTTTTGACTTTAATTGGAGGAAAAAATATCAGGATTAAAGACGTTCATATCGGAAATTCAGCTTATTGGACTGTTCACTTAATTGGTTGTAATGATGTTGTAATCAGCGGAATTACTTTGCTAAATAGTCTAAAAGTCCGCAATAGTGATGGAATTGATATCGATCATTCGAAAAATGTTCGTATCAGCGATTGTTATATTGAAAGTGGCGATGATTGCATTTGTTTGAAAAACAGAAGAGAATTTGAAGAATTTGGATCTTGCGAAAATATTACTGTAACAAATTGCACCATGACAAGCAGCAGTTGCGCCATCAAAATTGGTTCAGAAAACATGGATGCCATCAGACAAGTGGTTTTCAATAATTGCATTATCAAAAACAGTAATCGTGGCGTCGGGATTCAAAATAGGGATGAAGGAACGGTAAGCGACGTTATTTTTTCCAATATTATTATCGAAGGTCGTTTGACTACAGATACTTGGTGGGGAAAAGCCGAGCCAATTTATGTAACCGCCTTTAGCCGTGCCAGCGGCAATCATAAAGATGCAAATTGGCGTTTTCCAAAAGGAGCAACAGAGGGAAAAGTGGGAACAATCAGTAATATTTATTTTACCAACATTCAATGTACGGGCGAAAATGGTGTTTTTGTTAGCGGTGAAAGCAAAGATAAAATCAAAAATATAGTTTTTGAAGGTGTCAATGTTTCAATCAACAAAATTTCAAATTTTCCAGGCGGGATTTATGATCGTCGTCCATCAAAAGTAGAAGGTTTTGTAAAAGGAAGCACGTCAGGATTTTACTTTGATACTGCAGAAAATATAAAAGTTCAAAATTGTTCGGTAACTTGGGGAGAAAACAAGCCAGATTATTTTAAGTATGCCATTGAAAGCAAAAATGTTGATGTCTTAAAAGTGAACAATTTAGACGGACAATCTGCATTTCCAGAGAAATATGAAGCAGTGAAAAAGCAATAA
- a CDS encoding alpha-L-arabinofuranosidase C-terminal domain-containing protein yields the protein MKTNIITRIMVGGLLLNCIYGQAQKTSLEVDLKKTTAKIQPTMFGLFFEDINFAADGGLYAEMIKNRSFEFDKPLMGWEQPNTKRSSMNLNSGVATPIKALENKNNTNFCRILVNDPKGYEIINEGFRGMGVKKNAKYNLSLKAANHSGAIKKIIFQFIDKDQKVIGETSIIPISDEWKNYTAQLTATQTEAKAKFRITFEGSGTIDLDMISVFPEDTWMNRKNGLRKDLVQLLYDIKPGFLRFPGGCIVEGRTLADRYQWKNSIGNIEERSTRMNRWNVEFGHKQTPDYFQSFGLGFFEYFQLSEDIGATPLPILSCGMACQYNTGELAQMEELDPYVQDALDLIEFANGSATTSWGKLRVEMGHPKPFNLKYIGVGNEQWGPAYIERYKVFEKAIKDKYPNITIVSGSGPSPSGEFFDFGMNELKKLNAELIDEHYYESPKWFRENATRYDKYDRKGPKIFAGEYAAQSVSGANPNNRNNWECAFSEAAFITGLERNAEVVNLTSYAPLMAHEDAWQWTPDMIWFNNLESYGSANYYVQKIFSTNKGTDLLNITKDGKPVTGENNLYASAVKDSNTKEIILKLVNTSSAKQELSVDLKGEKLASAGKIITLSSPNLQDENTFANPKKIYPIEGEYKLKNQKVEITLSAYSLTVLKLKLIEK from the coding sequence ATGAAAACAAACATAATTACAAGAATAATGGTAGGCGGTTTATTATTGAACTGCATTTACGGGCAGGCTCAAAAAACGAGTTTAGAAGTTGATTTGAAAAAAACAACGGCTAAAATACAGCCTACAATGTTCGGTTTGTTTTTTGAAGATATCAATTTTGCTGCTGATGGAGGTTTGTACGCCGAAATGATTAAAAACAGATCATTCGAATTTGATAAACCTTTAATGGGATGGGAGCAACCTAACACAAAACGGTCTTCAATGAATTTGAATTCGGGTGTTGCAACGCCTATAAAAGCATTGGAAAATAAAAACAATACAAACTTTTGCCGAATTCTGGTAAACGACCCTAAAGGCTATGAAATCATTAATGAAGGATTTAGAGGAATGGGCGTGAAGAAAAATGCAAAATACAATCTTTCATTAAAAGCTGCCAATCATTCAGGAGCAATAAAAAAAATAATTTTTCAGTTTATTGATAAAGATCAAAAAGTTATTGGCGAAACCAGCATAATTCCAATTTCTGATGAATGGAAAAATTATACGGCTCAATTGACAGCAACTCAAACAGAGGCAAAAGCAAAATTCAGAATAACATTTGAAGGTTCAGGAACTATTGATTTGGACATGATATCCGTTTTTCCAGAAGATACTTGGATGAACAGAAAAAATGGACTTCGCAAAGATCTTGTTCAACTTTTGTACGACATAAAACCTGGTTTCCTGCGTTTCCCGGGTGGCTGTATTGTTGAAGGAAGAACTTTGGCAGATCGTTATCAATGGAAAAATTCAATTGGGAATATTGAGGAGAGAAGCACTAGGATGAACCGCTGGAATGTTGAGTTTGGCCATAAACAAACACCCGATTATTTTCAAAGTTTTGGTTTGGGATTTTTCGAATATTTCCAGCTTTCTGAAGATATTGGTGCGACTCCATTGCCTATTTTAAGTTGCGGAATGGCTTGCCAATACAATACAGGTGAATTAGCACAAATGGAAGAATTAGATCCTTATGTGCAGGATGCGTTGGACTTGATTGAATTTGCCAATGGTTCAGCAACTACTTCTTGGGGAAAACTCCGTGTAGAAATGGGGCATCCAAAACCATTTAATTTAAAATATATTGGAGTAGGAAATGAGCAATGGGGACCAGCTTATATTGAAAGATATAAAGTTTTTGAAAAAGCGATTAAAGATAAATATCCAAACATTACTATCGTTTCAGGAAGCGGACCTTCGCCAAGCGGCGAGTTTTTTGATTTTGGAATGAACGAACTTAAAAAATTGAATGCCGAATTGATTGATGAACACTATTATGAAAGCCCAAAATGGTTTAGGGAAAATGCCACGCGATACGACAAATATGACCGTAAAGGGCCAAAAATATTTGCTGGAGAATATGCTGCTCAAAGTGTTTCGGGAGCCAATCCAAATAACAGAAATAATTGGGAATGCGCATTTTCTGAAGCGGCTTTTATTACAGGATTAGAACGAAATGCCGAAGTAGTGAATTTGACCTCGTATGCGCCATTAATGGCACACGAAGATGCTTGGCAATGGACGCCAGATATGATTTGGTTCAATAATTTAGAATCATACGGTTCTGCAAATTATTACGTGCAAAAAATATTCTCGACCAATAAAGGAACCGATTTGCTAAATATCACTAAAGACGGAAAACCAGTAACAGGAGAAAATAATTTGTACGCATCTGCAGTTAAGGACAGCAATACAAAAGAAATTATCTTAAAATTGGTCAATACATCTTCGGCAAAACAAGAGCTTAGCGTAGATTTGAAAGGAGAAAAATTGGCTTCAGCAGGAAAAATTATTACACTTTCTAGTCCAAATTTGCAGGATGAAAATACGTTTGCTAATCCAAAAAAGATATATCCGATTGAAGGAGAATATAAATTAAAAAATCAAAAAGTAGAAATAACTTTATCAGCGTATTCTTTGACAGTCCTGAAATTAAAACTAATCGAAAAATAG
- a CDS encoding helix-turn-helix transcriptional regulator — protein MQILPSASLAPYIKNYTVVTIEKNLDNEVFYPSGYVDFIVNISEGFAATIINGKQKDTPAIELLGHLTLPTRLSVAKGTSVLIARIYPHASALFFCDPLSEFTNYATDMYDVSLGENRELYGRIMEAPELSAKIKILENHFLNQLKKNEKRLKKVSTLQALSQQLSLDSQLSVLPSLAQHSGLSERYIQKLYLSNIGISPVAYASVLRFNKSLQLVLNTSQSLTEIAYDCGYYDQAHFIKEFRKFTGITPSVSRNSILKNDTDLQQAVNIGF, from the coding sequence ATGCAAATTCTGCCCTCAGCCAGTTTAGCGCCATACATAAAAAATTACACTGTTGTTACGATCGAAAAAAATCTTGACAACGAAGTATTTTATCCCAGCGGTTATGTCGATTTTATTGTCAATATCTCTGAAGGATTTGCCGCTACGATTATCAACGGAAAGCAAAAAGATACGCCTGCAATAGAATTATTAGGGCATCTTACACTTCCTACTCGACTTTCTGTAGCCAAAGGAACTTCTGTACTTATTGCGCGAATTTATCCTCATGCCAGCGCCCTGTTCTTCTGCGATCCGTTGTCAGAATTTACAAATTATGCAACTGATATGTATGATGTTTCTTTAGGAGAAAACCGAGAATTATACGGCCGAATCATGGAAGCACCTGAACTTTCAGCCAAAATCAAAATTCTAGAAAATCATTTTCTGAATCAATTGAAAAAAAATGAAAAGCGATTAAAAAAAGTTTCAACATTGCAGGCGCTTAGTCAACAACTTTCTCTTGATTCGCAATTGTCGGTTTTGCCTTCTTTGGCACAGCATTCTGGCTTATCAGAAAGATATATCCAAAAACTATATTTGTCCAATATTGGCATTAGTCCTGTTGCCTACGCTTCGGTACTTCGATTTAATAAAAGCCTACAATTAGTGCTCAATACGTCACAATCACTGACAGAAATAGCATACGACTGCGGATATTATGACCAAGCTCATTTTATCAAAGAATTCAGAAAATTTACGGGAATAACGCCTTCTGTATCAAGAAATTCGATATTAAAAAATGATACTGATTTGCAACAAGCTGTCAATATTGGTTTTTAA
- a CDS encoding GlxA family transcriptional regulator, translating to MKLLTILVPEGENNLSSITGAYEIFNKANAFYKTNGKKELFKIQLAGLSEKVEFNGGLFTVTPHTHISAVAKTDLIIIPSLNHNYDLALQHNELLVKWLEKQYHNGAEIATICTGAFMLAASGLLDGKSCSTHWSVTENFNLLFPKVNLRTDELITDENGIYTNGGAYSFLNLMIYLIEKYYDRKTAVYCAKVFQIEMNRNTQSQFAIFSGQKKHDDQIVQQAQLYIEENLGEKISISELSSRFNVGRRNFDRRFVKATGNTPIEYSQRVKIEAAKKTFETNRKTVNEVMYEVGYSDIKTFRDVFKKVTGISPLEYKKKYYKDVLLMA from the coding sequence ATGAAACTGCTTACTATTTTAGTTCCTGAAGGAGAAAATAATCTTTCCAGTATTACGGGCGCGTATGAAATCTTCAATAAAGCGAACGCTTTTTACAAAACAAACGGCAAAAAAGAATTATTCAAGATTCAGCTTGCCGGTCTTTCTGAAAAAGTAGAATTTAATGGCGGACTTTTCACTGTTACGCCACATACTCATATTTCTGCTGTCGCAAAAACTGATCTTATTATTATTCCGTCACTAAACCACAATTATGATCTGGCGTTGCAACACAATGAACTATTGGTGAAATGGCTTGAAAAACAATACCATAATGGAGCAGAAATCGCTACTATTTGCACGGGCGCATTTATGTTGGCGGCTTCTGGACTTTTGGATGGAAAAAGCTGTTCGACGCATTGGTCGGTTACTGAAAATTTCAATCTCTTGTTCCCAAAAGTAAATCTTCGCACCGATGAATTAATTACAGACGAAAATGGAATTTACACTAATGGAGGCGCGTATTCCTTTCTGAATCTGATGATTTACCTTATTGAAAAATATTACGATAGAAAAACGGCAGTTTATTGCGCAAAAGTTTTTCAGATTGAAATGAACCGAAACACACAATCTCAATTTGCAATTTTTTCGGGCCAAAAAAAGCATGACGACCAAATTGTTCAACAAGCACAATTGTATATTGAGGAAAATTTAGGAGAAAAAATATCAATCAGCGAATTGTCTTCAAGGTTTAATGTGGGAAGAAGAAATTTCGACAGAAGATTTGTAAAAGCAACCGGAAATACGCCAATTGAATATTCACAAAGAGTCAAAATTGAAGCTGCGAAAAAAACCTTTGAAACCAACAGAAAAACAGTCAACGAAGTAATGTATGAGGTTGGCTACTCCGATATAAAAACATTTCGAGATGTGTTCAAAAAAGTGACCGGAATATCGCCATTAGAATACAAAAAGAAATATTATAAAGATGTTCTTTTGATGGCCTAA
- a CDS encoding EthD family reductase, translated as MAKMTVIYKTPKDTNFFEKHYFEVHIPLAKKLPGLLKYEINEGPILSLTGHSDVYRVANLYFESMESMMSAFKSEIGQECAVDRRIFASDEEVQIYVYDTKNT; from the coding sequence ATGGCAAAAATGACTGTAATTTACAAAACACCAAAAGACACGAATTTCTTTGAAAAGCACTATTTTGAGGTTCATATTCCTTTGGCAAAAAAGCTTCCAGGGTTGCTAAAATATGAAATCAACGAAGGGCCGATTCTATCGCTGACAGGACATTCTGATGTCTATCGCGTTGCTAATTTATATTTTGAGTCAATGGAATCAATGATGAGTGCTTTTAAATCAGAAATTGGACAAGAATGTGCAGTTGACAGAAGGATTTTTGCTAGCGATGAGGAAGTGCAGATTTACGTGTACGATACAAAAAACACCTAA
- a CDS encoding NAD-dependent epimerase/dehydratase family protein, whose amino-acid sequence MQTILGANGQIGEELARELKRNFTSDIRIVSRRAQKVNETDTVFSADLTNKEKALEAVNGSEIAYFTLGLPMDSDLWEKQFRLILRNVIDACKSTGTKLVFFDNTYMYPQDDNILTEMTPFAPIGRKGKVRAEMAEMVLSEIKSGELKAVICRAPEFYGPKKTQSITNTLIFNAIKEGKKLKVLLSESKKRSLIWTPDASRATALIGNTPDAFGQTWHLPVDQSHPTYKEFVALASEIYGKELNYAVIPKFVFKIGSLFNKRFKELLELLPRYEHHNLFDDAKFRTRFPDFKVTSYKQGIETIKNEN is encoded by the coding sequence ATGCAAACAATACTAGGCGCCAATGGACAAATTGGAGAAGAACTCGCAAGAGAATTAAAAAGAAATTTTACTTCGGATATTCGAATTGTCAGCCGTAGAGCGCAAAAAGTCAATGAAACCGATACGGTTTTTTCAGCCGATTTAACCAATAAAGAAAAGGCTCTTGAAGCAGTAAACGGCAGTGAAATTGCTTATTTTACTTTGGGGCTTCCTATGGATTCTGATTTATGGGAAAAGCAATTCAGGCTTATTTTAAGAAACGTAATTGATGCTTGCAAAAGTACAGGTACGAAACTTGTATTTTTTGACAATACCTATATGTATCCGCAAGATGATAACATTCTTACCGAAATGACTCCTTTTGCTCCAATTGGTAGAAAAGGAAAGGTACGGGCAGAAATGGCAGAAATGGTTTTAAGCGAAATAAAATCAGGCGAATTGAAAGCAGTTATTTGTCGTGCTCCTGAATTTTATGGACCAAAGAAAACACAAAGCATCACGAATACCTTAATTTTTAATGCTATAAAAGAAGGCAAAAAACTAAAAGTCCTTTTGAGCGAATCAAAAAAGAGAAGTCTTATTTGGACGCCAGATGCAAGTAGGGCAACAGCATTAATTGGAAATACACCCGACGCTTTCGGCCAAACTTGGCATTTGCCGGTCGATCAAAGCCATCCAACTTATAAAGAGTTCGTCGCTTTGGCTTCTGAGATTTATGGCAAAGAATTAAACTATGCTGTTATCCCGAAATTTGTCTTTAAAATAGGCTCACTTTTTAATAAAAGATTCAAAGAATTGCTGGAATTGTTGCCAAGATATGAACACCATAATTTATTTGATGATGCAAAATTTAGGACACGTTTTCCAGATTTCAAAGTGACTTCGTATAAACAAGGAATTGAAACAATTAAAAATGAAAATTGA